The proteins below come from a single Necator americanus strain Aroian chromosome V, whole genome shotgun sequence genomic window:
- a CDS encoding hypothetical protein (NECATOR_CHRV.G18190.T1) yields the protein MRYTLILIVLAVTLTECSDELPDCSEEAKHPLEKEIKEKLSEEIKSKVQKKKDGKELEYRCELEYMGWLVLEDPKKEMEWLYPESMKNYPDDFSILISTQNETKKNENEATKAVLKEWEDYLTSLKPSEFFGCNHKEEHNTHKYICIFH from the exons ATGCGTTACACACTTATTCTT ATTGTGTTGGCTGTGACCTTGACGGAATGTTCCGACGAGTTACCAGATTGTTCTGAGGAGGCTAAACATccacttgaaaaagaaataaaagagaagttgTCAGAAGAAATTAAGAGCAaagtgcaaaagaaaaaagacggaaaagaATTG GAGTACAGATGTGAGCTGGAATATATGGGATGGTTGGTACTGGAAGAccccaaaaaagaaatggaatggCTCTATCCTGAATCGATGAAGAATTATCCTGATGATTTCTCTATTCTCATCTCCAC GCAGAatgaaactaagaaaaatgagaatgaagcGACTAAAGCGGTTTTAAAAGAATGGGAGGATTACCTTACAAGT CTGAAACCTTCGGAGTTCTTCGGATGTAACCATAAGGAAGAACACAATACACATAAATATATCTGCATCTTCCATTAA
- a CDS encoding hypothetical protein (NECATOR_CHRV.G18193.T1), whose protein sequence is MKSLPWEERGIRVDGRFLSNLRFADDIVLFSTNEAETMLNEWNEAGKRIGLRINRKKAQFMKNAYCEDGEVQLEGSQIVETSSYVYLGRSINMENDLKEELNRRMRAACPSVRLDSPSSALLRSGDLDGHRGYV, encoded by the coding sequence atgaaatcactaccctgggaagaaaggggcatacgtgttgatggaagatttctttcgaaccttcgtttcgcggacgacatcgttctcttttcgaccaatgaagcagaaacgatgctcaacgaatggaacgaagcagggaagagaataggactacgaataaacagaaagaaggcacagttcatgaagaacgcctactgcgaggacggagaagtacaacttgaaggctcccaaatcgtggaaacttcgtcatacgtatacctcggacgttctataaacatggaaaacgacttgaaggaagaactgaatagaagaatgagagcagcatgcccatctgttcgacttgacagtccttccagcgctctgttacgcagcggagacttGGACGGACACCGCGGCTACGTCTAG
- a CDS encoding hypothetical protein (NECATOR_CHRV.G18197.T1), translating into MLSMLSVSEKVEHLQDGCASCCPLLMRVTKALERVLHAMEMRMLRWTIGVTLKEKVSNDTVRSIFGVVQISEKMKKARLKWFGQVLQVDENCVTKTALNLDVSGVRPRGWQKIHWLDRLKLDMIDARLCTADGRRRAFNCSQSP; encoded by the coding sequence atgctatccatgctgtccgtgTCCGAAAAAGTCGAacatctacaggacggttgtgcgtcctgttgccctttactgATGCGTgtgacgaaagccttggaaagagtgttgcatgctatggagatgcggatgttgaggtggacgataggtgtaacgctaaaagagaaagtatccaacgacactgtacgctccatcttcggcgtcgtccagATAAgtgagaagatgaagaaggCGCGACTGAAATGGTTTGGGCAAGTCTTGCAGGTGGACGAAAATTGTGTTACCAAAACTGCTCTGAACCTCGACGTTTCAGGCGTAAGGCCGCGAGGGTGGCAAAAGATTCACTGGTTGGACCGtttgaagctggatatgatagatgcgcgtttgtgtacggctgatggaagaagaagagcttTTAACTGTTCACAGAGCCCTTAA
- a CDS encoding hypothetical protein (NECATOR_CHRV.G18196.T1), which produces MDLKISRPRKRHLRTETQRIKWWNLKDRKEVFFTSVAPSTLPHPSCGVEEMWSSTSIRLTAKNTLGKTTLGKPNIQKATWFWNEDVQAATCEKKSKYKLQRRTRQPADRDAYLAKRREAKKAVSWVKSDRYKAVCDMLATREGEPAVSFSKSASSFNVGYGAHQYR; this is translated from the coding sequence atggacttgaaaatctcccgtccaaggaagagacatctaaggactgaaacacagcgcatcaaatggtggaacttgaaggatcgaaaggaggtatttttcacgtccgtggctccatctacacttccccaccctagttgtggtgtggaggaaatgtggtcgtctacttccatacgcttgaccgcgaaGAACACTCtaggaaagacgactctaggtaagcccaatatacaaaaggctacgtggttttggaacgaggacgTTCAGGCGGCAACttgtgagaagaagtccaagtataagcttcAGCGAAGGACACGTCAGCCTGCAGATCGGGATGCTTACCTGGCGAAGaggagggaggctaagaaggcagtctcctgggtgaagtcggaccgctacaaagCTGTATGCGACATGCTTGCTACCAGAGAAGGAGAGCCGGCAGTGTCGTTTAGTAAGAGCGCGTCATCgttcaacgttggatatggagcacaccaatatcgttaa
- a CDS encoding hypothetical protein (NECATOR_CHRV.G18195.T2): MVARLCLAGSTMPQMCPRFRCQAASLLMRQADRGEHLRPVILLMSTMGSSEARASSKNDAHCPCPGNVANMRELPARGRSWPKKLVRHSQQHPVRLATLNVGTLTGRSRELADSLRKRCADICCAQETPWKGSKSRELGDKSRHRRSGIASTLYCKSRHRRSGIAGTL; the protein is encoded by the coding sequence atggtggcgagactttgtctcgcaggttcaaccatgccacaaatgTGTccacgattccggtgccaagctgctagcttgctaatgcgacaagccgaccgaggagaACACCTCCGTCCTGtaatactgctaatgtctactatgggTTCTTCAGAAGCCAGGGCGTCCTCGAAAAACGATGCGCATTGTCCTtgcccgggcaatgtggcaaatatgcgagagctaccggctagaggacggagcTGGCcgaagaagttagtccgccatagccagcaacatccagtgcgcttggcaacacttaacgttgggacgcttactggaagaagtcgtgaactggcagacagtctcagaaaacgctgTGCTGACATATGCTGTGCACAGGAGACTccctggaaaggctccaagtcaagggaattaggcgataaAAGTAgacacaggagaagtggaattgcgagtacTCTCTACTGTAAAAGTAgacacaggagaagtggaattgcgggTACTCTCTAA
- a CDS encoding hypothetical protein (NECATOR_CHRV.G18190.T2) has product MAELRCSTSIFKLGDMRYTLILIVLAVTLTECSDELPDCSEEAKHPLEKEIKEKLSEEIKSKVQKKKDGKELEYRCELEYMGWLVLEDPKKEMEWLYPESMKNYPDDFSILISTQNETKKNENEATKAVLKEWEDYLTSLKPSEFFGCNHKEEHNTHKYICIFH; this is encoded by the exons ATG GCAGAACTTCGTTGCTCTACAAGCATTTTCAAATTGGGAGATATGCGTTACACACTTATTCTT ATTGTGTTGGCTGTGACCTTGACGGAATGTTCCGACGAGTTACCAGATTGTTCTGAGGAGGCTAAACATccacttgaaaaagaaataaaagagaagttgTCAGAAGAAATTAAGAGCAaagtgcaaaagaaaaaagacggaaaagaATTG GAGTACAGATGTGAGCTGGAATATATGGGATGGTTGGTACTGGAAGAccccaaaaaagaaatggaatggCTCTATCCTGAATCGATGAAGAATTATCCTGATGATTTCTCTATTCTCATCTCCAC GCAGAatgaaactaagaaaaatgagaatgaagcGACTAAAGCGGTTTTAAAAGAATGGGAGGATTACCTTACAAGT CTGAAACCTTCGGAGTTCTTCGGATGTAACCATAAGGAAGAACACAATACACATAAATATATCTGCATCTTCCATTAA
- a CDS encoding hypothetical protein (NECATOR_CHRV.G18189.T1): MYQWTTFFLMLPFCSLGELQEAVPACLENDEFTLNGSIRSQLYDRISKLQPSLKYDCDLELMGGFVFNEPKKNMEFLKYKKVLLFNVFGQNGANLERAIRLYTVYHRRAIKKLEKKEYFGCNYINADDKHQFICIFE, translated from the exons ATGTACCAATGGACTACGTTTTTC TTGATGCTGCCCTTCTGTAGTTTGGGAGAACTCCAAGAAGCTGTTCCCGCATGCCTCGAAAATGACGAATTCACCTTAAACGGATCGATTAGGAGTCAGCTATATGACCGTATTTCCAAGCTGCAACCGTCGTTG AAATATGATTGCGATCTGGAGTTAATGGGAGGATTCGTCTTTAACGAGCCcaagaaaaacatggaatttcTCAAATATAAGAAAGTTCTCCTTTTCAACGT TTTTGGGCAGAACGGTGCAAATCTAGAAAGAGCAATCAGATTATATACAGTTTACCACAGAAGGGCGATTAAAAAG ttggaaaagaaagagtatTTTGGATGCAACTACATTAATGCGGACGACAAACACCAATTCATCTGTATTTTTGAGTGA
- a CDS encoding hypothetical protein (NECATOR_CHRV.G18194.T1), with the protein MWPLRQPIQVKPSNRQLREPERVHRWAALRSLLLYCFFTDQKFPMMSIPCILTFVLIAVSSTGYTHEIPECPERNRALSENLRDQLFSGILAKKPDLKYNCTLELTAARMLERKDREKTMDTLSKNKSRLFFEKEDADNGVAVVTKTALDTWKDYFSQLGHRESVGCNYVFEDNKKHKYICLFE; encoded by the exons ATGTGGCCTCTTcgacagcctattcaagtaaagccATCGAACAGGcagctgagggaaccggaacGCGTACATAGAT GGGCAGCACTCAGAAGTCTTCttctctattgtttttttactgACCAGAAGTTCCCGATGATGTCGATCCCGTGTATACTAACTTTC GTTCTGATAGCAGTTTCTTCGACGGGGTATACACACGAAATTCCGGAGTGCCCTGAGAGAAATCGCGCTTTAAGTGAAAACCTAAGAGATCAGTTATTCTCGGGAATCTTGGCTAAAAAACCTGACTTG AAGTACAACTGTACTTTGGAATTGACAGCTGCACGTATGTTGGAGCGAAAAGATCGTGAAAAAACTATGGATACTCTATCTAAAAACAAGTCCcgtttatttttcgaaaa AGAAGATGCCGATAATGGTGTTGCAGTCGTGACTAAAACAGCTTTAGATACGTGGAAAGATTACTTTTCTCAA ttGGGTCACCGAGAAAGCGTCGGCTGTAACTACGTTTTCGAGGATAACAAGAAGCACAAGTACATCTGCCTTTTCGAGTAG
- a CDS encoding hypothetical protein (NECATOR_CHRV.G18191.T1), protein MATGERRPNLRLLRTSLILDQGDTRTTRHGDCLRLCAYNARTVSTVADLHALLGAAERIKFHVIALQETKCRRSDVRQMNDGTLVIRGEKVPSRNVSDVGLLCTHVSSISSILTRSCHVVWPFFASALCAKNPSVSSTATHQHQQLMNPNWTRFRGTGGSSPQREVLLQIRCRANQKKN, encoded by the coding sequence atggcgaccggtgagaggcgaccaaatctcaggttgctcaggacgtcattgattctggaccaaggcgacacacgcacgactcgccatggagactgtctcagactgtgtgcttacaacgcgagaacagtttccacagttgctgacctgcatgcccttctcggagctgcagagcgtatcaaatttcacgtgattgctctgcaggagaccaaatgcagaaggagcgacgtacgacagatgaatgacggtacactcgtcattcgtggagagaaggttccgtcgcgaaatgtaagCGATGTTggtttgttgtgcacccatgtgtcgtccatctcgtcgattctcacgagatcctgtcacgtcgtctggccattcttcgcctccgccctctgcgccaaaaatccatcagtatcatcaactgctacccaccaacatcagcagctgatgaatccgaactGGACACGTTTTAGAGGaactggaggaagtagtccgcaacgagaagtccttctacaaattcgttgtcgggccaaccaaaagaagaattga
- a CDS encoding hypothetical protein (NECATOR_CHRV.G18195.T1), producing MPQMCPRFRCQAASLLMRQADRGEHLRPVILLMSTMGSSEARASSKNDAHCPCPGNVANMRELPARGRSWPKKLVRHSQQHPVRLATLNVGTLTGRSRELADSLRKRCADICCAQETPWKGSKSRELGDKREVELRVLSNYAPQGGCSEEEKACFWEDLEQYVQSLEGEEVLLIGRDFNEHVDSRKDGFESCHDGYGYGVRNDDGLRILEYAVASNLIIANTQYRKRKSHLITYTSGGRQTQIDFWMLCRRGRRLLQDRKPNIQKATWFWNEDVQAATCEKKSKYKLQRRTRQPADRDAYLAKRREAKKAVSWVKSDRYKAVCDMLATREGEPAVSFSKSASSFNVGYGAHQYR from the exons atgccacaaatgTGTccacgattccggtgccaagctgctagcttgctaatgcgacaagccgaccgaggagaACACCTCCGTCCTGtaatactgctaatgtctactatgggTTCTTCAGAAGCCAGGGCGTCCTCGAAAAACGATGCGCATTGTCCTtgcccgggcaatgtggcaaatatgcgagagctaccggctagaggacggagcTGGCcgaagaagttagtccgccatagccagcaacatccagtgcgcttggcaacacttaacgttgggacgcttactggaagaagtcgtgaactggcagacagtctcagaaaacgctgTGCTGACATATGCTGTGCACAGGAGACTccctggaaaggctccaagtcaagggaattaggcgataaAA gagaagtggaattgcgggTACTCTCTAATTATGCGCCACAGgggggctgtagtgaagaagagaaggcgtgcttttgggaagatctggagcagtacgtccaatccctggaaggcgaagaagtacttctaatCGGAAGAGACTTCAACGAACATGTCGATTCTCGGAAAGACgggttcgagagttgtcatgatGGATACGGTTATGGAGttcgtaacgacgacgggttgcgaatcctggagtatgctgttgcaagtaacttgatcattgctaacacgcagtaccgcaaaagaaaatcgcatttgatcacttacaccagcggcggtcgtcaaacacaaatagatttctggatgttatgCCGACGAggtcgccgacttctgcaggatc gtaagcccaatatacaaaaggctacgtggttttggaacgaggacgTTCAGGCGGCAACttgtgagaagaagtccaagtataagcttcAGCGAAGGACACGTCAGCCTGCAGATCGGGATGCTTACCTGGCGAAGaggagggaggctaagaaggcagtctcctgggtgaagtcggaccgctacaaagCTGTATGCGACATGCTTGCTACCAGAGAAGGAGAGCCGGCAGTGTCGTTTAGTAAGAGCGCGTCATCgttcaacgttggatatggagcacaccaatatcgttaa
- a CDS encoding hypothetical protein (NECATOR_CHRV.G18192.T1) yields the protein MLFRGLRACAERASKPRTTILDRISKTTKELLERRRALRLDPNASHIERLVANTSCRKALQEDLLKYRQKKILEAAQRRTSLKKCRSDLREYNIPLAALLSDDRTRTCSRREMEIITERFYSNLFCSSTPVSSPNIPTGEAPPRILPSEVRVAIKSMKPGTAPGPDFISADFLRVSGHPLHVILAAHMTSYLQKERIPDQWKTSRTVLIHKKGDREDLRNYRPICLLSVLYKVFTKIILTLISRTLDEAQPQEQAGFRQEFSCLDHIQIVSRFIEVCKEYRLPLVLTFVDYEKAFDSVETNSILSALVDQGVDASYVRTLANCRSMHD from the coding sequence atgctgttcagaggattacgtgcctgtgctgaacgtgcctcgaagccgcgcacgacaatcttggatcgaatttcgaagaccaccaaggaattgttggaaagaagaagggctttgaggcttgatccgaatgcatcgcacattgagcggttagtagcaaacactagctgcagaaaagcgttgcaggaggatcttttgaaatacaggcagaagaagattctggaagcagcacaaagaagaacgagtctaaagaagtgccgcagtgatctccgcgaatataatattccgctagcagccttgctgagcgatgACAGGACTCGCACGtgttctcgtcgtgagatggaaatcattacggagaggttctactcgaaccttttctgttcatcaactcctgtgtcaagcccgaacatccccactggcgaagctccaccacggattctcccttcggaagtacgagtcgctatcaagagcatgaaacctggcacagcccccggacctgattttatatcagcagactttcttcgggttagtggccatccgcttcatgtaatcttagcagcgcacatgacatcctaccttcagaaagaaaggatcccagaccagtggaagacctcgcgaaccgttcttatccacaagaaaggtgaccgagaggaccttcggaactaccgtccgatatgcttgctgagcgtgttatacaaagtattcaccaagatcatcctcacactcatatctaggacgctggatgaagcccagccacaagaacaagctggattccgccaggagttcagctgcttggaccacatccagatcGTGTCGAGATTCATAGAGGTTTGCaaggaataccgcctgccccttgttctaaccttcgtcgactatgagaaggcctttgacagcgtagagaCGAAttcaatactgtcagcgctggtcgatcaaggtgtggacgcgtcgtatgtgaggacgtTAGCCAATTgtcgatcgatgcacgactag
- a CDS encoding hypothetical protein (NECATOR_CHRV.G18194.T2), with amino-acid sequence MMSIPCILTFVLIAVSSTGYTHEIPECPERNRALSENLRDQLFSGILAKKPDLKYNCTLELTAARMLERKDREKTMDTLSKNKSRLFFEKEDADNGVAVVTKTALDTWKDYFSQLGHRESVGCNYVFEDNKKHKYICLFE; translated from the exons ATGATGTCGATCCCGTGTATACTAACTTTC GTTCTGATAGCAGTTTCTTCGACGGGGTATACACACGAAATTCCGGAGTGCCCTGAGAGAAATCGCGCTTTAAGTGAAAACCTAAGAGATCAGTTATTCTCGGGAATCTTGGCTAAAAAACCTGACTTG AAGTACAACTGTACTTTGGAATTGACAGCTGCACGTATGTTGGAGCGAAAAGATCGTGAAAAAACTATGGATACTCTATCTAAAAACAAGTCCcgtttatttttcgaaaa AGAAGATGCCGATAATGGTGTTGCAGTCGTGACTAAAACAGCTTTAGATACGTGGAAAGATTACTTTTCTCAA ttGGGTCACCGAGAAAGCGTCGGCTGTAACTACGTTTTCGAGGATAACAAGAAGCACAAGTACATCTGCCTTTTCGAGTAG
- a CDS encoding hypothetical protein (NECATOR_CHRV.G18192.T2) translates to MLFRGLRACAERASKPRTTILDRISKTTKELLERRRALRLDPNASHIERQKKILEAAQRRTSLKKCRSDLREYNIPLAALLSDDRTRTCSRREMEIITERFYSNLFCSSTPVSSPNIPTGEAPPRILPSEVRVAIKSMKPGTAPGPDFISADFLRVSGHPLHVILAAHMTSYLQKERIPDQWKTSRTVLIHKKGDREDLRNYRPICLLSVLYKVFTKIILTLISRTLDEAQPQEQAGFRQEFSCLDHIQIVSRFIEVCKEYRLPLVLTFVDYEKAFDSVETNSILSALVDQGVDASPLTIPIGKGVRQGDTISPKLFTAALQWIMKSLPWEERGIRVDGRFLSNLRFADDIVLFSTNEAETMLNEWNEAGKRIGLRINRKKAQFMKNAYCEDGEVQLEGSQIVETSSYVYLGRSINMENDLKEELNRRMRAACPSVRLDSPSSALLRSGDLDGHRGYV, encoded by the exons atgctgttcagaggattacgtgcctgtgctgaacgtgcctcgaagccgcgcacgacaatcttggatcgaatttcgaagaccaccaaggaattgttggaaagaagaagggctttgaggcttgatccgaatgcatcgcacattgagcg gcagaagaagattctggaagcagcacaaagaagaacgagtctaaagaagtgccgcagtgatctccgcgaatataatattccgctagcagccttgctgagcgatgACAGGACTCGCACGtgttctcgtcgtgagatggaaatcattacggagaggttctactcgaaccttttctgttcatcaactcctgtgtcaagcccgaacatccccactggcgaagctccaccacggattctcccttcggaagtacgagtcgctatcaagagcatgaaacctggcacagcccccggacctgattttatatcagcagactttcttcgggttagtggccatccgcttcatgtaatcttagcagcgcacatgacatcctaccttcagaaagaaaggatcccagaccagtggaagacctcgcgaaccgttcttatccacaagaaaggtgaccgagaggaccttcggaactaccgtccgatatgcttgctgagcgtgttatacaaagtattcaccaagatcatcctcacactcatatctaggacgctggatgaagcccagccacaagaacaagctggattccgccaggagttcagctgcttggaccacatccagatcGTGTCGAGATTCATAGAGGTTTGCaaggaataccgcctgccccttgttctaaccttcgtcgactatgagaaggcctttgacagcgtagagaCGAAttcaatactgtcagcgctggtcgatcaaggtgtggacgcgtc ccctctcaccatacccattggaaagggggtacgacaaggcgatactatatcgccgaagctgttcacggccgcattgcaatggataatgaaatcactaccctgggaagaaaggggcatacgtgttgatggaagatttctttcgaaccttcgtttcgcggacgacatcgttctcttttcgaccaatgaagcagaaacgatgctcaacgaatggaacgaagcagggaagagaataggactacgaataaacagaaagaaggcacagttcatgaagaacgcctactgcgaggacggagaagtacaacttgaaggctcccaaatcgtggaaacttcgtcatacgtatacctcggacgttctataaacatggaaaacgacttgaaggaagaactgaatagaagaatgagagcagcatgcccatctgttcgacttgacagtccttccagcgctctgttacgcagcggagacttGGACGGACACCGCGGCTACGTCTAG